A region of Arabidopsis thaliana chromosome 5, partial sequence DNA encodes the following proteins:
- the VPS26A gene encoding vacuolar protein sorting 26A (vacuolar protein sorting 26A (VPS26A); CONTAINS InterPro DOMAIN/s: Vacuolar protein sorting-associated protein 26 (InterPro:IPR005377); BEST Arabidopsis thaliana protein match is: vacuolar protein sorting 26B (TAIR:AT4G27690.1); Has 1807 Blast hits to 1807 proteins in 277 species: Archae - 0; Bacteria - 0; Metazoa - 736; Fungi - 347; Plants - 385; Viruses - 0; Other Eukaryotes - 339 (source: NCBI BLink).) gives MNYLLGAFKPACNISITFTDGKNRKQVPTKKDNGQIVMNPLFQSQETIAGKINIEPYQGKKVEHNGVKVELLGQIEMYFDRGNFYDFTSLVREIDVPGEIYERKTYPFEFSSVEMPYETYNGVNVRLRYVLKVTVTRGYAGSIVEYQDFVVRNYVPLPPINNSIKMEVGIEDCLHIEFEYNKSKYHLKDVILGKIYFLLVRIKIKNMDLEIRRRESTGAGANTHVETETLAKFELMDGAPVRGESIPVRVFLTPYDLTPTHKNINNKFSVKYYLNLVLVDEEDRRYFKQQEITLYRLKEETS, from the exons ATG AATTATCTTCTTGGAGCTTTCAAGCCAGCATGTAATATTTCAATCACATTTACTGATGGGAAAAACCGTAAACAG GTACCCACTAAGAAAGATAATGGACAAATAGTTATGAATCCACTTTTCCAGAGTCAAGAAACTATTGCTGGGAAG ATTAACATTGAACCATATCAAGGGAAAAAAGTGGAGCATAATGGTGTAAAAGTTGAGCTTCTTGGTCAAATAG AAATGTACTTTGACAGAGGAAACTTTTATGACTTCACTTCCTTGG TGCGTGAGATTGATGTACCTGGAgaaatatatgaaagaaagaCATACCCTTTTGAATTTTCGAGCGTTGAGATGCCATATGAGACATACAATGGCGTGAACGTGCGCCTAAG GTATGTCCTCAAAGTAACAGTCACACGTGGTTATGCTGGAAGCATCGTGGAATACCAGGACTTTGTG GTCCGTAACTATGTTCCGCTTCCTCCAATCAATAATAGCATTAAG ATGGAAGTTGGAATCGAGGACTGTCTGCATATCGAGTTTGAGTACAATAAAAGCAA GTATCACCTAAAAGATGTTATCCTTGGGAAAATATACTTTCTTCTGGTGAGAATCAAGATAAAGAATATGGATCTTGAGATAAGACGGCGAGAATCAACTGGAGCAGGAGCTAATACTCACGTCGAAACAGAAACACTAGCCAAATTTGAGTTAATGGATGGTGCTCCAGTTAGAG GCGAATCGATACCTGTAAGAGTGTTCTTGACACCATACGATCTGACACCAACGCATAAGaacataaacaacaaattcaGCGTAAAGTATTATCTAAATCTTGTGCTGGTGGATGAAGAGGATCGCCGTTACTTCAAGCAGCAAGAAATCACGTTGTACAGGCTCAAGGAAGAGACATCTTGA